One Loxodonta africana isolate mLoxAfr1 chromosome 4, mLoxAfr1.hap2, whole genome shotgun sequence genomic region harbors:
- the LOC100653903 gene encoding olfactory receptor 6C76, giving the protein MKNRTSVTDFILLGLTDNPEVQVVIFFFLFLTYLLSVTRNLIIITLTLLDSHLKTPMYFFLRNFSFLEISFTSVCNPRFLVSIITGDKSISYNACAVQLFFFIFLGSTEFFLLASMSYDWYVAICKPLHYTTIMSSKICYQLVISSWLAGFLVIFPPLIMGLELDFCDSNIIDHFTCDSAPLLQISCTDTSTLELMSFVLAVFTLLSTPSLVILSYTYILRTILRVPSAPQRKKAFSTCSSHMIVVSISYGSCIFMYVKTSATEGVALTKGVAMLNTSAAPMLNPFIYTLRNQQVKQAFKDIIKKTLSSKTLI; this is encoded by the coding sequence atgaaaaatagaacATCAGTGACAGATTTTATCCTCTTGGGCCTGACAGATAATCCAGAAGTACAGgttgtgattttcttctttttatttctcaCTTATCTACTGAGTGTCACTAGAAACCTAATCATCATTACTCTTACCCTGCTGGATTCCCATCTGAAGacccccatgtatttcttcctcaggaatttctccttcttagaaatttCATTTACTTCAGTCTGTAATCCTAGATTTTTGGTCAGCATCATAACTGGGGACAAATCTATTTCTTATAATGCTTGTGCAGTTCAGCtatttttcttcatcttcctCGGTTCAACTGAGTTTTTCCTCCTAGCTTCTATGTCTTATGATTGGTATGTGGCTATCTGCAAACCTCTACATTATACAACTATCATGAGTAGCAAGATCTGCTACCAACTTGTAATCAGCTCTTGGCTGGCTGGTTTCTTGGTTATCTTTCCACCATTGATCATGGGCCTAGAGCTGGATTTCTGTGACTCCAACATCATTGACCACTTCACCTGTGACTCTGCTCCGTTACTGCAGATCTCTTGTACAGACACGAGTACTCTAGAGCTCATGAGCTTTGTTTTAGCTGTGTTTACTCTCTTGTCCACTCCTTCATTAGTAATTCTCTCCTACACTTACATCCTTAGAACAATTCTGAGAGTCCCCTCAGCTCCACAAAGAAAAAAGGCCTTCTCAACCTGTTCCTCCCATATGATTGTTGTGTccatctcttatggaagctgcatcttcatgtatgtgAAAACATCAGCAACAGAAGGAGTTGCTTTGACGAAAGGAGTAGCTATGCTCAATACCTCTGCAGCTCCTATGCTTAACCCATTTATTTATACCCTgaggaaccagcaagtgaaacaagcaTTTAAGGATATTATAAAAAAGACACTTTCCTCAAAAACATTGATCTGA